The genomic DNA CGTTGGCGCAGAATGTCTGGTACTTCCTGGCGGCGGTCTCGTTCAACGGCATCTGGCGTATTTCGCAGAATTCCTGGACCTGTCTTCTGGTGGAAGACGCCAAACCGTCTCAACTGGTGGATATTTACACCTGGATCTACATCGCCAACATATGGGTGGGATTTATCACGCCGGTTACGGGTGTGCTGATTGGCATCTTCAAGCTCGTGCCGACCATGCGAGGACTGTACGTTTTTGCGGCTGTCATGTTTACGCTGAAGGCTGTGATCACGTATTGGTTTACCGACGAGACCGCCCAGGGGAAAGTCCGTCTACAGGAAACTCGCCAGCAGAGTATGTTCTACATCCTGCGCGGATACAGGGGTGTTTTCTCCGAGCTGCTGCGTACGCCGTCGACGTTGTACACCGCCGGGATCATGTTCGTGCTGAGCGTTGCCACGCTCATCAACGGAAACTTCTGGGCCATCATCGTAACCGAGAAGCTGCTTATTCCGGCCGAATACATCGCCATTTTCACCTTTATCAAATCCGGCATCATGTTGCTGTTCTTCTTCTTCGTGATGCCGCGTCTCAATAAACTGCATTTCCAATTGCCCATGACAGTAGGTTTTATCGTCTATGTCATTAGCCAGGTAGTGCTGATTTCAGCTCCCGTACACGGATATCTCGCCCTGGTGTTTAGTGTGATCCTCGAGGCTTGCTGTGTCGCGGCGGTAAATCCGCTCGTCGATCAGTTGGCGGTATTGGCCATTCGCGCAGAAGAACGCGCTCGCATCCAGGCGATTTTGCAGGTGGGCATCATCCTCTTCACATCGCCGTTCGGCTGGATCGCGGGTACGCTATCGGAATTGAACAAGAATCTGCCCTTCGTAATCAACCTCGTCCTGTTTGGTGTGGGTGCGGTATTGGCGTACGTCGTCGGGAGGCGGATGAAGCCCACGTCCGAACCGGGAGCCGTTTCACCTGCGGTTTAGCTCGTGATACACTTGAAGTCCGAGATTCGTACTCAGGTCTGCGGGTGAAAAACAACGCGATCTCCACTTCCTGCGGTAATTGAAAGGATATCTCGTATGGACGATCAAGCTGCGAAACGGAGCCGGGAATATTTGGAGTCCGGGTATTGGTGTGCCGAGAGTGTTCTTCTGGCGGTGGCGGAAGCGAAGGGTATCCAATCCGATTTAGTTCCCAGGATCGCCACGGGTTTCTGCAGCGGCATGGCGAGGACGTGCGGGCAGTGCGGCGCCCTCAGCGGCGGGATCATGAGCATCGGCATGGTGTTCGGCAGGACTTCTCCCGGCAGCCCGGTAAACGAAACATATTCACGAGTGAAAGCATTACGCCAGGATTTCGAGGCGAAATTTGGATCGACCGGCTGCACCGAACTCCTTGGGCTGGACTTGGGCACGGAAGAGGGACTGCAGGTGTTTCATGAAAACAACCTGCGTGAAAAGTGCCTGGAATATACGCAAGAGACCGTACGCATGGTCATGAAGCTGCTGGCAGATCCTGGTCCGGGCTAGCATATCGGCAGCCCGGGAACGAAGATAGCGGGGTTCGCTTGTCTACGAATTTCCAGGCAATCGTCTTCAATGTACCGGCAGACCAGGCGCCAACCATGTTGGCGCGGCATCTGCGTAACTACCTCGTCGCGGAGCAAATCATCGAAGCGAAGCCGTCGCATTGTACCCCGGGCACCCGGGGAAGGAGCTACGCGCCCGCGCCCGGGTACACTGCTGCAGTGGATGTTCCCCATCCGCATCTATTTTCCCTGGCCACCAACGGCGTCGAGATTGCGCTGGGGCGTATCGTAGAAATCGACCCCCAGGGCAGTTTCAAAGCGACCTGTCCCAAGTGTGGGAACACATTTGCTCCGGGCGAAGATATGTACGATGCGTTATCGAGTTGGTACGAGGGGGACGATGATGTTCGCGTGATTTGTCCGCAGTGCCTCGCGGAAACCCGCCTGGTCGATTGGCCGATCAGGCCGTCTTGGGGTTTCGGCAACCTGGTTCTCAAATTCTGGAACTGGCCCATACTCCGTCCGCAGTTCATCCAGGAACTTGCCTCGATCGCCGGGCTTCAGCCCACGGTGGTTACGGGAAACTTGTAGGTTTTAGAGATGGCCCTTTTCACACGAAAACTCAGGATAACGATCCTGCTTGCATTGGGGATTGCTGCTTGTACACCACCGCAAACAGCGACGGATACTATGGGGGGAAGATCCGCTGAGTTGTCTGTAACGCTGGTTCTGGTCAACGGTTCACTGATCGACGGTAGTGGAGGCGAACCCATATCTGATGCTGTTGTCGTGATCGACGCCGAACGCATCGTCGCTGTGGGAGCGCGTTCGCAGATTGAGATACCCAAAGATGCGCCAATCATCGACGTTGCTGGGGCGGCCATCCTTCCGGGTTTTATCAATACACATGTACATAGCGCGTACGATGAAGATAAACTCGCAGCCTGGGCGCAAGATGGTGTGACCACAGTGCGGGATTTGGGGAACGATAGCGATCCGCAGATCCTGAATGCGTTCCGCAACAGCGCATCTCAGGACCCTCGCTTTGCGCGCCTTGTCGCCGCCGGGCCGCTCTTAACGACGATAGGCGGATATGGAACCCGTCAAGTAGGCTCGGTGGCGGAAGCCCGAGACGCTGTGTCGGAGCTTTTAAACGCCGGTGTAGACTTGATCAAAGTCGGCATCGAGGACAATCTACAAGGTCGCACGTGGCCAATGCTTTCGGTGGAAGAGATTACGGCGATCGTAGAACGTGCGCATTCCGGAAACGTCCCGGTTTCGGCGCACGTCAGCCGCAGCGATCACGTGGAAATAGCGCTCCAGGCAGGTGTCGATGACGTCGCGCACATGGTCGTGGATGAGATCTCGGACGATCTGGTCGAGCGCATGATTGCTGCGTATATCTACTGGGTGCCGACCCTGGAATTGTGGGCCTGTGTCGACGATCTGCACCCTGTACACTACGGCGATCAAGCCGTACAGAATCTCACTCGTTTCTCCCAGGCCGGTGGACTGATTGCGTTGGGGACGGATTGCACCGGTTACCGTTGTGTATTCGATCTGGGCATGCCAATGACGGAGATCGAGCTCATGCGGCAGGCCGGTATGACGCCAATGGAGATCATCGTCGCCGCCACGAAGAACGCCGCGCACGTATGCAATCTGGATTCAGACTTGGGGACGCTGGAAGCAGGCAAGATCGCCGATATCCTGGTGGTGGATGGGAATCCGCTCGAGGATCTCTCCGTGCTGCAGAACATAAGCATGGTGATACACAACGGGGTTATTATTCGCGAATGATTTCAGAGTATAGAATGGGGGTTATTACTTTGGTCGACTAGGTGTAAGATGGAGAGATT from Anaerolineales bacterium includes the following:
- a CDS encoding MFS transporter — encoded protein: MRTRLVNSHSLFTFLKNLRGNPRACIYTEPMWGIPFNLYTPYVSIYMLAIGLSEREIGLTLSVGGGFQIAFALFSGAITDKLGRRRTTLIADILCWSIPALISALAQNVWYFLAAVSFNGIWRISQNSWTCLLVEDAKPSQLVDIYTWIYIANIWVGFITPVTGVLIGIFKLVPTMRGLYVFAAVMFTLKAVITYWFTDETAQGKVRLQETRQQSMFYILRGYRGVFSELLRTPSTLYTAGIMFVLSVATLINGNFWAIIVTEKLLIPAEYIAIFTFIKSGIMLLFFFFVMPRLNKLHFQLPMTVGFIVYVISQVVLISAPVHGYLALVFSVILEACCVAAVNPLVDQLAVLAIRAEERARIQAILQVGIILFTSPFGWIAGTLSELNKNLPFVINLVLFGVGAVLAYVVGRRMKPTSEPGAVSPAV
- a CDS encoding C-GCAxxG-C-C family protein; translation: MDDQAAKRSREYLESGYWCAESVLLAVAEAKGIQSDLVPRIATGFCSGMARTCGQCGALSGGIMSIGMVFGRTSPGSPVNETYSRVKALRQDFEAKFGSTGCTELLGLDLGTEEGLQVFHENNLREKCLEYTQETVRMVMKLLADPGPG
- a CDS encoding amidohydrolase family protein, which codes for MSVTLVLVNGSLIDGSGGEPISDAVVVIDAERIVAVGARSQIEIPKDAPIIDVAGAAILPGFINTHVHSAYDEDKLAAWAQDGVTTVRDLGNDSDPQILNAFRNSASQDPRFARLVAAGPLLTTIGGYGTRQVGSVAEARDAVSELLNAGVDLIKVGIEDNLQGRTWPMLSVEEITAIVERAHSGNVPVSAHVSRSDHVEIALQAGVDDVAHMVVDEISDDLVERMIAAYIYWVPTLELWACVDDLHPVHYGDQAVQNLTRFSQAGGLIALGTDCTGYRCVFDLGMPMTEIELMRQAGMTPMEIIVAATKNAAHVCNLDSDLGTLEAGKIADILVVDGNPLEDLSVLQNISMVIHNGVIIRE